In the Ursus arctos isolate Adak ecotype North America unplaced genomic scaffold, UrsArc2.0 scaffold_19, whole genome shotgun sequence genome, one interval contains:
- the SMG9 gene encoding nonsense-mediated mRNA decay factor SMG9 isoform X1, which yields MSESGHSQPGLYGIERRRRWKEPGPGGPQNLSGPGGRERDYIAPWERERRDGSEETSSSVMQKTPIILSKPPAERSKQPPPPAAPAAPPAPAPLEKPIVLMKPREEGKGPAAAANASTPEGTAPAPPAAPAPPKGEKEGQRPTQPVYQIQNRGMGTAAPAAMDPVVGQAKLLPPERMKHSIKLVDDQMNWCDSAIEYLLDQTDVLVVGVLGLQGTGKSMVMSLLSANTPEEDQRAYVFRAQSAEMKERGGNQTSGIDFFITQERIVFLDTQPILSPSILDHLINNDRKLPPEYNLPHTYVEMQSLQIAAFLFTVCHVVIVVQDWFTDLSLYRFLQTAEMVKPSTPSPSHESSSSSGSDEGTEYYPHLVFLQNKARREDFCPRKLRQMHLMIDQLMAHSHLRYKGTLSMLQCNVFPGLPPDFLDSEVNLFLVPFMDSEAESENPPRAGRPPYPPHLNVPGPGSSPLFSLLPGYRGHPSFQSLVSKLRSQVMSMARPQLSHTILTEKNWFHYAARIWDGVKKSSALAEYSRLLA from the exons ATGTCTGAGTCTGGCCATAGTCAGCCTGGGCTCTATGGGATAGAGAGGCGGCGACGGTGGAAGGAGCCTGGCCCTGGCGGTCCTcagaacctctctgggcctggtgGTCGAGAGAGGGACTACATTGCCccgtgggagagagagagacgg GATGGCAGCGAAGAGACAAGCTCGTCGGTCATGCAGAAAACCCCCATCATCCTCTCAAAACCTCCAGCAGAGCGG TCAAAGCAGCCACCACCTCCAGCagcccctgctgccccaccgGCCCCAGCCCCTTTGGAGAAGCCTATCGTCCTCATGAAACCGcgggaagagggaaaagggccTGCGGCTGCAGCAAATGCCTCCACCCCCGAGGGCACTGCCCCTGcaccccctgcagcccccgcACCACccaagggagaaaaggaggggcagaggcccaCACAGCCTGTGTACCAGATCCAGAACCGAGGCATGGGCACTGCCGCCCCGGCAGCCATGGACC CGGTCGTGGGCCAGGCCAAACTGCTGCCCCCAGAACGCATGAAGCACAGCATCAAGTTGGTAGACGACCAGATGAATTGGTGTGATAGCGCCATTGAG TACCTGTTGGATCAGACTGACGTGTTGGTGGTTGGTGTCCTAGGCCTCCAGGGGACAGGCAAGTCCATGGTCATGTCATTGTTGTCAGCCAACACTCCTGAGGAGGACCAGAG GGCATATGTTTTCCGGGCCCAGAGTGCCGAAATGAAGGAACGAGGGGGCAACCAGACCAGTGGCATTGACTTCTTTATTACCCAAGAGCGGATTGTTTTCCTGGACACACAG cccatcctgagcccctCCATCTTGGACCACCTTATCAACAATGACCGCAAGCTGCCTCCAGAGTACAACCTGCCCCACACCTATGTTGAGATGCAG TCACTCCAGATTGCTGCTTTCCTCTTCACGGTCTGCCATGTGGTGATCGTTGTCCAGGACTGGTTCACAGACCTCAGTTTATACAG GTTCCTCCAGACAGCAGAGATGGTGAAGCCCTCCACCCCGTCCCCCAGCCATGAGTCCAGCAGCTCCTCAGGCTCCGATGAAGGCACTGAGTACTACCCCCACCTGG TCTTCCTGCAGAACAAAGCTCGCCGAGAAGACTTCTGTCCTCGAAAGCTAAGACAGATGCACCTGATGATTGATCAGCTCATGGCTCATTCCCACTTGCGTTACAAGG GTACTCTGTCCATGTTACAGTGCAATGTCTTCCCTGGGCTCCCACCTGACTTCCTGGACTCTGAGGTCAACTTGTTCCTGGTGCCCTTCATGGACAGTGAAGCAGAGAGTGAGAACCCACCAAGAGCAG GCCGTCCCCCTTATCCTCCCCACCTCAACGTTCCAGGACCCGGTTCCAgccccctcttctccctgctccctgggtaCCGGGGCCACCCCAGTTTCCAGTCCTTGGTGAGCAAGCTCCGGAGCCAAGTGATGTCCATGGCCCGGCCGCAGCTGTCACACACAATCCTCACTGAGAAGAACTG GTTCCACTACGCTGCCCGGATCTGGGATGGTGTGAAAAAGTCCTCTGCGCTGGCAGAGTACAGCCGCCTGCTGGCCTGA
- the SMG9 gene encoding nonsense-mediated mRNA decay factor SMG9 isoform X2 has product MSESGHSQPGLYGIERRRRWKEPGPGGPQNLSGPGGRERDYIAPWERERRDGSEETSSSVMQKTPIILSKPPAERSKQPPPPAAPAAPPAPAPLEKPIVLMKPREEGKGPAAAANASTPEGTAPAPPAAPAPPKGEKEGQRPTQPVYQIQNRGMGTAAPAAMDPVVGQAKLLPPERMKHSIKLVDDQMNWCDSAIEYLLDQTDVLVVGVLGLQGTGKSMVMSLLSANTPEEDQRAYVFRAQSAEMKERGGNQTSGIDFFITQERIVFLDTQPILSPSILDHLINNDRKLPPEYNLPHTYVEMQSLQIAAFLFTVCHVVIVVQDWFTDLSLYRFLQTAEMVKPSTPSPSHESSSSSGSDEGTEYYPHLVFLQNKARREDFCPRKLRQMHLMIDQLMAHSHLRYKGTLSMLQCNVFPGLPPDFLDSEVNLFLVPFMDSEAESENPPRAGPGSSPLFSLLPGYRGHPSFQSLVSKLRSQVMSMARPQLSHTILTEKNWFHYAARIWDGVKKSSALAEYSRLLA; this is encoded by the exons ATGTCTGAGTCTGGCCATAGTCAGCCTGGGCTCTATGGGATAGAGAGGCGGCGACGGTGGAAGGAGCCTGGCCCTGGCGGTCCTcagaacctctctgggcctggtgGTCGAGAGAGGGACTACATTGCCccgtgggagagagagagacgg GATGGCAGCGAAGAGACAAGCTCGTCGGTCATGCAGAAAACCCCCATCATCCTCTCAAAACCTCCAGCAGAGCGG TCAAAGCAGCCACCACCTCCAGCagcccctgctgccccaccgGCCCCAGCCCCTTTGGAGAAGCCTATCGTCCTCATGAAACCGcgggaagagggaaaagggccTGCGGCTGCAGCAAATGCCTCCACCCCCGAGGGCACTGCCCCTGcaccccctgcagcccccgcACCACccaagggagaaaaggaggggcagaggcccaCACAGCCTGTGTACCAGATCCAGAACCGAGGCATGGGCACTGCCGCCCCGGCAGCCATGGACC CGGTCGTGGGCCAGGCCAAACTGCTGCCCCCAGAACGCATGAAGCACAGCATCAAGTTGGTAGACGACCAGATGAATTGGTGTGATAGCGCCATTGAG TACCTGTTGGATCAGACTGACGTGTTGGTGGTTGGTGTCCTAGGCCTCCAGGGGACAGGCAAGTCCATGGTCATGTCATTGTTGTCAGCCAACACTCCTGAGGAGGACCAGAG GGCATATGTTTTCCGGGCCCAGAGTGCCGAAATGAAGGAACGAGGGGGCAACCAGACCAGTGGCATTGACTTCTTTATTACCCAAGAGCGGATTGTTTTCCTGGACACACAG cccatcctgagcccctCCATCTTGGACCACCTTATCAACAATGACCGCAAGCTGCCTCCAGAGTACAACCTGCCCCACACCTATGTTGAGATGCAG TCACTCCAGATTGCTGCTTTCCTCTTCACGGTCTGCCATGTGGTGATCGTTGTCCAGGACTGGTTCACAGACCTCAGTTTATACAG GTTCCTCCAGACAGCAGAGATGGTGAAGCCCTCCACCCCGTCCCCCAGCCATGAGTCCAGCAGCTCCTCAGGCTCCGATGAAGGCACTGAGTACTACCCCCACCTGG TCTTCCTGCAGAACAAAGCTCGCCGAGAAGACTTCTGTCCTCGAAAGCTAAGACAGATGCACCTGATGATTGATCAGCTCATGGCTCATTCCCACTTGCGTTACAAGG GTACTCTGTCCATGTTACAGTGCAATGTCTTCCCTGGGCTCCCACCTGACTTCCTGGACTCTGAGGTCAACTTGTTCCTGGTGCCCTTCATGGACAGTGAAGCAGAGAGTGAGAACCCACCAAGAGCAG GACCCGGTTCCAgccccctcttctccctgctccctgggtaCCGGGGCCACCCCAGTTTCCAGTCCTTGGTGAGCAAGCTCCGGAGCCAAGTGATGTCCATGGCCCGGCCGCAGCTGTCACACACAATCCTCACTGAGAAGAACTG GTTCCACTACGCTGCCCGGATCTGGGATGGTGTGAAAAAGTCCTCTGCGCTGGCAGAGTACAGCCGCCTGCTGGCCTGA
- the SMG9 gene encoding nonsense-mediated mRNA decay factor SMG9 isoform X3, which yields MSESGHSQPGLYGIERRRRWKEPGPGGPQNLSGPGGRERDYIAPWERERRDGSEETSSSVMQKTPIILSKPPAERSKQPPPPAAPAAPPAPAPLEKPIVLMKPREEGKGPAAAANASTPEGTAPAPPAAPAPPKGEKEGQRPTQPVYQIQNRGMGTAAPAAMDPVVGQAKLLPPERMKHSIKLVDDQMNWCDSAIEYLLDQTDVLVVGVLGLQGTGKSMVMSLLSANTPEEDQRFLQTAEMVKPSTPSPSHESSSSSGSDEGTEYYPHLVFLQNKARREDFCPRKLRQMHLMIDQLMAHSHLRYKGTLSMLQCNVFPGLPPDFLDSEVNLFLVPFMDSEAESENPPRAGRPPYPPHLNVPGPGSSPLFSLLPGYRGHPSFQSLVSKLRSQVMSMARPQLSHTILTEKNWFHYAARIWDGVKKSSALAEYSRLLA from the exons ATGTCTGAGTCTGGCCATAGTCAGCCTGGGCTCTATGGGATAGAGAGGCGGCGACGGTGGAAGGAGCCTGGCCCTGGCGGTCCTcagaacctctctgggcctggtgGTCGAGAGAGGGACTACATTGCCccgtgggagagagagagacgg GATGGCAGCGAAGAGACAAGCTCGTCGGTCATGCAGAAAACCCCCATCATCCTCTCAAAACCTCCAGCAGAGCGG TCAAAGCAGCCACCACCTCCAGCagcccctgctgccccaccgGCCCCAGCCCCTTTGGAGAAGCCTATCGTCCTCATGAAACCGcgggaagagggaaaagggccTGCGGCTGCAGCAAATGCCTCCACCCCCGAGGGCACTGCCCCTGcaccccctgcagcccccgcACCACccaagggagaaaaggaggggcagaggcccaCACAGCCTGTGTACCAGATCCAGAACCGAGGCATGGGCACTGCCGCCCCGGCAGCCATGGACC CGGTCGTGGGCCAGGCCAAACTGCTGCCCCCAGAACGCATGAAGCACAGCATCAAGTTGGTAGACGACCAGATGAATTGGTGTGATAGCGCCATTGAG TACCTGTTGGATCAGACTGACGTGTTGGTGGTTGGTGTCCTAGGCCTCCAGGGGACAGGCAAGTCCATGGTCATGTCATTGTTGTCAGCCAACACTCCTGAGGAGGACCAGAG GTTCCTCCAGACAGCAGAGATGGTGAAGCCCTCCACCCCGTCCCCCAGCCATGAGTCCAGCAGCTCCTCAGGCTCCGATGAAGGCACTGAGTACTACCCCCACCTGG TCTTCCTGCAGAACAAAGCTCGCCGAGAAGACTTCTGTCCTCGAAAGCTAAGACAGATGCACCTGATGATTGATCAGCTCATGGCTCATTCCCACTTGCGTTACAAGG GTACTCTGTCCATGTTACAGTGCAATGTCTTCCCTGGGCTCCCACCTGACTTCCTGGACTCTGAGGTCAACTTGTTCCTGGTGCCCTTCATGGACAGTGAAGCAGAGAGTGAGAACCCACCAAGAGCAG GCCGTCCCCCTTATCCTCCCCACCTCAACGTTCCAGGACCCGGTTCCAgccccctcttctccctgctccctgggtaCCGGGGCCACCCCAGTTTCCAGTCCTTGGTGAGCAAGCTCCGGAGCCAAGTGATGTCCATGGCCCGGCCGCAGCTGTCACACACAATCCTCACTGAGAAGAACTG GTTCCACTACGCTGCCCGGATCTGGGATGGTGTGAAAAAGTCCTCTGCGCTGGCAGAGTACAGCCGCCTGCTGGCCTGA